Proteins encoded by one window of Serratia nevei:
- a CDS encoding dihydrofolate reductase family protein, with protein MRQIIASAFVSLDGVMQAPGGQDEDRSGGFQFGGWTAPYWDDAIAETMGDLFSAPFDLLLGRRTYDIFAGYWPQITDEADPFSADIARVFNQATKYVATHHGETLAWQNSQWLGRDIIARLRELKRTQGPVLLVQGSSTLMQQLLANDLVDELRLLTYPVLLGGGKRLFDDNAAPAAFTLAQSVVSPGGVIVAHYRRAGAVATGSFVAESAAAAQA; from the coding sequence ATGCGACAGATTATTGCCAGCGCCTTCGTCAGCCTCGACGGCGTGATGCAGGCGCCGGGCGGGCAGGACGAAGATCGCAGCGGCGGCTTTCAATTCGGCGGCTGGACAGCCCCCTACTGGGATGACGCCATTGCGGAAACGATGGGCGATCTTTTCTCCGCGCCGTTCGATCTGCTGCTGGGGCGGCGCACCTACGACATTTTCGCCGGCTACTGGCCGCAGATCACCGACGAGGCCGATCCGTTTTCCGCCGATATCGCCCGCGTGTTCAATCAGGCCACCAAGTACGTCGCCACCCACCACGGCGAGACGCTGGCGTGGCAGAACAGCCAGTGGCTGGGGCGGGACATCATCGCCCGGCTGCGCGAGCTGAAGCGCACCCAGGGGCCGGTGCTGCTGGTGCAGGGCAGCAGCACGCTGATGCAGCAGCTGCTGGCCAACGATCTGGTGGACGAACTGCGCCTGCTCACCTACCCGGTGCTGCTCGGCGGCGGCAAGCGGCTGTTCGATGACAACGCGGCGCCGGCGGCCTTTACGCTGGCCCAATCGGTGGTCTCGCCCGGCGGCGTGATCGTGGCCCACTACCGCCGCGCCGGCGCGGTGGCGACCGGCTCCTTCGTGGCGGAAAGCGCGGCGGCGGCCCAGGCGTAA
- a CDS encoding RHS repeat-associated core domain-containing protein, which translates to MTEAARVGDTIGHSHALAGMIAGTLVGGLIAAAGAVAAGALFVAGLAASCIGVGVLLIGASLAVGYLTGEAATAARDGIADAGAGSLTPKGNIVTGSPNVFINGKPAALATNSQVACSDDGPSMQMAQGSDKVSINGQPASRVGDKTNCDAQVMEGSPNVFIGGGTVTTLPIKPEVPDWLYKVSDLTLLFAGLVGGVGGAAGKLGALGKLLGKLPGINKLARIACRAGTLMTATAAVGIIARPVDIVSGQKFLDGEDDLDFVLPSRLPVAWQRYWRSGNPGDGVLGRGWNLFWESSLQPYQDGLVWRAPSGDFVAFPQVPRGHKTYCEAEKCWLMHNDDGSWQLFDVGEQIFHYPPLAGDQPSRLSMITDAIGNATSLFYDDEGLLSELVDSAGQRLMCRYAQGRLREVALQTAEGERTLARYGYDEQGQLTTVSNRAGEVTRRFGWRDGLMISHQDAAGLLNEYQWQEIDGVPRVTAYRNSAGESLEFGYDFAGGRRSAVRGDGKRAEWRLDDDDNVAQYTDFDQRRYGFIYQRGELCSVLLPGGAQRQSEWDPYGRLLSETDPLGRVTRYQYSRNSGRLFAVAYPDGSSEAQHWDTLGRPTRYVDALGNATLYRYPDDEESLPAGVIDALGGEVKLEWDARGQLTRYTDCSGSVTAYTYDALGQLTAQTDAEGHQTHYRWDNGGRLHTLIHPDGGEERFNWNAHGQLAEHQDALGSLTRWQYNALGLPVSITDRINRTRRYHYSPQGWLTRLENGNGGDYRFSYDAVGRVLAEERPDDTRHYYRYGAAGLLEEHREVGLPGSTGELTQREQRFRFDEAGQLVWRGNASAEWHYRFDAMGRLRELNRLPTASGAALGIEPDSVQMRYDAAGRLLGEQSVNGELQYQWDALANLQALTLPQGDRLRWLYYGSGHASAIKFNQQVVSEFTRDRLHRETGRSQGALQQQRRYDAMGRRSWQSSAFGHDKLTRPEDGVLWRAYRYTGRGELAGVSDALRGEVHYGYDAEGRLLQHREPNQGKPGARLVYDLADNLLGERSPQSDIDAHLPLAPIADNRLTHWQKLFYRYDAWGNLISRRNGLYEQHYRYDADNRLVQAHGRGPQGEFEAQYHYDALGRRSRKAVRYKGKTEQTTRFLWQGYRLLQEQRDDGSRRSWSYDPASPWSPLAALEQAGDSRSADIYWYHTDLNSAPLEVTDAAGNLCWSGQYDTFGKLQGQTVAGAAKRQGAQYQQPLRYAGQYQDDESGLHYNLFRYYEPEVGRFTTQDPIGLEGGLNLYQYAPNPLMWVDPLGLSSKPCKTEETTRVRHYTNRKGSNAIEESGVIKAQDNGRVYVEPANKKPMSQVQAENKYQIKPGRGRDYVETDVPNSQLEWITNPRYHTQELTVKGDVPLKNPTVTKRK; encoded by the coding sequence ATGACCGAAGCGGCCCGCGTCGGCGATACCATCGGGCATTCCCATGCCCTGGCCGGCATGATTGCCGGCACCCTTGTCGGCGGCCTGATCGCCGCCGCAGGCGCGGTGGCGGCGGGTGCGCTGTTCGTCGCCGGCCTGGCGGCTTCCTGTATTGGCGTTGGCGTGTTGCTCATCGGCGCCAGCCTGGCGGTGGGGTATCTCACCGGGGAGGCGGCCACCGCGGCGCGCGACGGCATTGCCGACGCCGGTGCCGGTAGCCTGACCCCCAAAGGCAATATCGTCACCGGCTCCCCCAACGTCTTCATCAACGGCAAACCCGCCGCGCTCGCCACCAACAGCCAGGTGGCCTGCAGCGACGACGGCCCGAGCATGCAGATGGCGCAGGGTTCCGACAAGGTCAGCATCAACGGCCAGCCCGCCTCGCGTGTGGGGGACAAAACCAACTGCGACGCGCAGGTAATGGAAGGCTCGCCCAACGTGTTTATCGGCGGCGGCACCGTCACTACCTTGCCGATCAAGCCCGAAGTGCCGGATTGGTTGTACAAGGTCTCTGACCTGACGCTGCTGTTCGCCGGCCTGGTGGGTGGCGTGGGCGGCGCCGCCGGCAAGCTGGGGGCGCTCGGCAAACTGCTGGGCAAGCTGCCCGGCATCAACAAGCTGGCGCGCATCGCCTGCCGCGCCGGCACCTTGATGACCGCCACCGCCGCCGTCGGCATTATCGCCCGGCCGGTGGATATCGTCAGCGGCCAGAAATTCCTCGACGGCGAAGACGATCTCGATTTCGTGCTGCCTTCGCGCCTGCCGGTCGCCTGGCAGCGCTATTGGCGCAGCGGCAACCCCGGCGACGGCGTACTGGGCCGCGGCTGGAACCTGTTCTGGGAGAGCAGCCTGCAGCCGTATCAGGACGGCCTGGTATGGCGCGCCCCTTCCGGCGACTTCGTCGCTTTCCCGCAGGTGCCGCGCGGCCACAAAACCTACTGCGAAGCCGAAAAATGCTGGCTGATGCACAACGACGACGGCAGCTGGCAGCTGTTTGACGTCGGCGAACAGATTTTCCACTACCCGCCGCTGGCGGGCGACCAGCCGAGCCGGCTCAGCATGATCACCGACGCCATCGGCAACGCCACCTCGCTGTTTTACGACGACGAGGGGTTGCTGAGCGAACTGGTGGACAGCGCCGGGCAGCGCCTGATGTGCCGCTATGCGCAGGGCCGCCTGCGCGAAGTGGCGCTGCAAACCGCCGAAGGCGAACGGACGCTGGCGCGCTACGGCTACGATGAGCAGGGCCAACTGACGACGGTGAGCAACCGCGCCGGTGAGGTAACGCGCCGTTTTGGCTGGCGCGACGGCCTGATGATCAGCCACCAGGACGCCGCCGGGTTGCTGAACGAATACCAATGGCAAGAGATCGACGGCGTGCCGCGCGTGACGGCCTACCGCAACAGCGCCGGGGAATCCCTTGAGTTCGGCTATGACTTCGCCGGCGGGCGCCGCAGCGCGGTGCGCGGCGACGGCAAGCGGGCGGAGTGGCGGCTGGATGACGACGACAACGTCGCGCAGTACACCGATTTCGACCAGCGCCGCTACGGTTTTATCTACCAACGCGGCGAGCTGTGCAGCGTGCTGCTGCCCGGCGGCGCGCAGCGCCAGAGCGAATGGGACCCTTACGGCCGCCTGCTGTCGGAGACCGATCCGCTCGGCCGCGTGACGCGCTATCAATATTCGCGCAACAGCGGCCGGCTGTTCGCCGTCGCGTACCCGGACGGCAGCAGCGAGGCGCAGCATTGGGACACGCTGGGGCGCCCGACGCGCTATGTCGATGCCCTGGGCAATGCCACGCTGTACCGCTATCCGGATGACGAAGAGAGCCTGCCGGCCGGCGTGATCGACGCGCTGGGCGGGGAGGTGAAGCTGGAGTGGGACGCCCGCGGCCAGCTGACGCGCTACACCGACTGTTCCGGCAGCGTCACGGCTTATACCTACGATGCGCTGGGGCAACTGACGGCACAGACCGATGCCGAAGGCCATCAGACCCATTACCGGTGGGATAACGGCGGCCGCCTGCACACCCTGATCCACCCGGACGGCGGCGAAGAGCGCTTTAACTGGAATGCGCACGGCCAGCTGGCCGAACATCAGGACGCGCTGGGCAGCCTGACCCGCTGGCAGTACAACGCCCTGGGGCTGCCGGTCAGCATCACCGACCGCATCAACCGCACCCGGCGCTATCACTACAGCCCGCAGGGCTGGCTGACGCGGCTGGAGAACGGTAACGGCGGCGACTACCGCTTCAGCTACGATGCGGTGGGCCGCGTGCTGGCCGAAGAGCGCCCGGACGACACCCGCCACTATTATCGCTACGGCGCGGCCGGGCTGCTGGAGGAGCACCGCGAGGTTGGCCTGCCGGGCAGCACGGGCGAGCTGACGCAGCGCGAACAGCGCTTCCGCTTCGACGAGGCCGGGCAGCTGGTCTGGCGCGGCAACGCCAGCGCGGAATGGCATTACCGCTTCGACGCCATGGGGCGGCTGCGCGAGCTGAACCGCCTGCCGACGGCGAGCGGCGCGGCGCTGGGCATCGAGCCGGACAGCGTGCAGATGCGCTATGACGCCGCCGGGCGGCTGCTCGGTGAGCAGAGCGTGAATGGCGAGCTGCAATACCAGTGGGATGCGCTGGCCAACCTGCAGGCGCTGACGCTGCCGCAGGGCGATCGCCTGCGGTGGCTGTATTACGGCTCCGGCCACGCCAGCGCTATCAAATTCAACCAGCAGGTGGTGAGCGAATTCACCCGCGATCGCCTGCACCGGGAAACCGGCCGCAGCCAGGGCGCGCTGCAGCAGCAGCGGCGTTACGACGCCATGGGGCGCCGCAGCTGGCAAAGCAGCGCCTTCGGCCACGACAAACTGACCCGGCCGGAAGACGGCGTGCTGTGGCGCGCTTATCGCTATACCGGCCGCGGCGAGCTGGCCGGAGTGAGCGACGCGCTGCGCGGCGAAGTGCACTACGGTTACGACGCCGAAGGCCGCCTGCTGCAACACCGCGAGCCCAATCAGGGCAAACCGGGCGCGCGGCTGGTGTACGATCTGGCGGATAACCTGCTGGGCGAACGCAGCCCGCAGAGCGACATCGACGCGCACCTGCCGCTGGCGCCGATCGCCGATAACCGGCTGACGCACTGGCAAAAACTGTTTTACCGTTACGACGCCTGGGGCAACCTGATCAGCCGGCGCAACGGCCTGTACGAACAGCACTACCGCTACGACGCCGACAACCGACTGGTGCAGGCGCACGGCCGCGGCCCGCAGGGCGAGTTCGAGGCGCAGTACCATTACGACGCGCTGGGCCGCCGCAGCCGCAAGGCGGTGCGCTACAAGGGCAAAACCGAACAGACGACCCGTTTCCTGTGGCAGGGCTACCGGTTGCTGCAGGAGCAGCGCGACGACGGCAGCCGCCGCAGCTGGAGCTATGATCCGGCCAGTCCGTGGAGCCCGCTGGCGGCGCTGGAGCAGGCGGGCGACAGCCGCTCGGCGGATATCTACTGGTATCACACCGATCTGAACAGCGCGCCGCTGGAAGTGACCGACGCGGCGGGCAACCTGTGCTGGTCCGGGCAATACGACACCTTCGGCAAGCTGCAGGGCCAGACGGTGGCCGGCGCGGCGAAGCGGCAGGGCGCGCAATATCAGCAGCCGCTGCGCTACGCCGGGCAATATCAGGACGACGAAAGCGGCCTGCACTACAACCTGTTCCGCTACTACGAACCCGAGGTGGGGCGTTTCACCACGCAGGACCCGATAGGGTTGGAAGGCGGGTTGAACCTGTATCAGTATGCGCCGAACCCGCTGATGTGGGTGGATCCGTTGGGGTTGAGTAGTAAGCCTTGCAAGACTGAAGAAACAACCCGTGTTCGCCATTACACCAATCGTAAAGGCTCAAATGCAATTGAAGAAAGTGGCGTAATAAAAGCTCAGGATAATGGTCGAGTTTATGTTGAGCCAGCAAATAAAAAACCAATGAGTCAAGTTCAGGCTGAAAATAAATATCAAATTAAACCAGGAAGAGGAAGGGATTATGTTGAGACCGATGTTCCCAACTCACAATTAGAGTGGATTACTAATCCTCGCTATCATACCCAAGAGCTTACTGTGAAGGGTGATGTGCCCTTAAAAAATCCAACGGTCACAAAAAGGAAGTAA
- a CDS encoding serralysin family metalloprotease, with product MSSRHNDILQDDDEFTSLSATSPNDHNYQFYYHRPGSLYDGLGYGALFTLDNANLYSNQRGGAAINNLGKIRDNFSFDRAADQLTRPGLTHNGDQVYHQPVALTYSFLTQSALNRIGQTGDGDKGLQPLTQAAQAQALKSMQAWADVANVTFTEAASTDINHRADITFAYFTQRADGSTAAGSGPNAINAYAYYPPSSKPGSDNAFAGTVWFNKNFATHQAPVSGDFSSQTFTHELGHALGLAHPGSYDASLGNPSYQNDAAYYQDSLQYSIMSYFNAGYTGADTKGMYGYGPMVDDIAAIQKLYGANMSTRTGDTVYGFNSNTGRDFLTATADNGKPVNFAVWDAGGNDTLDFSGYSQQQMINLNDGAFSSVGGGTQNVAIARGAIIENAIGGSGRDVIIGNDQDNLLAGNAGSDILYGGMGADHLWGGKDANNFTDYFVYLNAKESTVAAFDVIEDFEHGIDKIDLSGLRFNNSLSELRFIDSGSAFSGQKGEIQLNFDAFNGTTDLLMNTHSNSYAADFKIHVVGQVEQSDILFA from the coding sequence ATGAGCAGTCGCCACAACGATATTTTGCAAGATGACGATGAGTTCACCAGCCTGTCCGCCACATCTCCCAACGATCATAACTATCAGTTTTACTATCACCGACCCGGCAGCCTCTATGATGGGTTAGGGTACGGCGCGCTGTTTACGCTGGACAACGCCAACCTGTACAGCAACCAGCGCGGCGGAGCAGCCATCAACAATCTGGGTAAAATCCGCGATAACTTCAGCTTCGATCGCGCCGCCGATCAGCTGACGCGGCCGGGCCTGACGCACAACGGCGATCAGGTCTATCACCAGCCGGTGGCGCTGACCTATTCCTTCCTGACGCAGAGCGCGCTGAACCGCATCGGCCAAACCGGTGACGGTGACAAGGGGCTGCAACCGCTGACTCAGGCGGCGCAGGCACAGGCGCTGAAATCGATGCAGGCCTGGGCCGACGTGGCGAATGTGACCTTTACCGAGGCGGCGTCCACCGATATCAACCACCGCGCGGACATCACCTTCGCGTACTTCACCCAGCGCGCCGACGGCAGCACCGCCGCCGGCAGCGGCCCGAATGCCATCAACGCGTACGCCTATTACCCGCCGAGCTCCAAGCCGGGCAGCGATAACGCCTTTGCCGGCACGGTGTGGTTCAACAAAAACTTCGCCACCCATCAGGCGCCGGTTAGCGGCGACTTCAGCAGCCAGACCTTCACCCACGAGCTGGGGCATGCCCTGGGGCTGGCGCACCCGGGATCTTATGACGCCTCGTTGGGCAACCCGAGCTACCAGAACGATGCCGCTTACTATCAGGATTCGTTGCAATACTCGATCATGAGCTATTTCAACGCCGGTTATACCGGCGCCGACACCAAAGGGATGTACGGCTATGGCCCGATGGTGGATGACATCGCCGCGATCCAAAAATTGTACGGCGCTAACATGAGCACCCGCACCGGCGACACGGTGTACGGCTTCAACTCCAACACCGGGCGCGATTTCCTGACCGCCACGGCGGACAACGGCAAACCGGTCAACTTCGCGGTGTGGGACGCCGGCGGCAACGACACGCTGGACTTCTCCGGCTACAGCCAGCAGCAGATGATCAACCTGAACGACGGCGCGTTCTCCAGCGTCGGCGGCGGCACGCAGAACGTCGCCATCGCGCGCGGGGCGATCATCGAGAACGCCATCGGCGGCAGCGGGCGCGATGTGATCATCGGCAACGATCAGGACAACCTGCTGGCGGGCAACGCCGGTTCGGACATCCTGTACGGCGGGATGGGGGCGGATCATCTGTGGGGCGGCAAAGACGCCAACAACTTCACCGACTATTTCGTCTATCTCAATGCCAAAGAGTCCACGGTGGCGGCGTTCGACGTGATTGAAGACTTCGAGCACGGCATCGACAAGATCGATCTCTCCGGCCTGCGCTTCAACAACAGCCTGAGCGAGCTGCGCTTTATCGACAGCGGCAGCGCCTTCAGCGGCCAGAAAGGCGAGATCCAGCTCAACTTCGACGCCTTCAACGGCACCACCGATCTGCTGATGAACACCCACAGCAACAGCTACGCCGCCGACTTCAAGATCCATGTGGTCGGGCAGGTGGAGCAGAGCGATATTCTGTTTGCCTGA
- a CDS encoding DcrB-related protein, giving the protein MSALSRCAFSEGSVALPEGYADRTVNVLLAGDDVSPSINISRDALQPAENLEGYVTRQLDALAQGLKGWAFKSREPATLGDGLTAGEWVRVSYLRDGKRIWQNQAVFALAEGRVLVFTLAMARKLTPQDDALLQQVLSSYRAA; this is encoded by the coding sequence ATGTCCGCTTTATCCCGCTGCGCTTTCAGCGAAGGCAGCGTCGCTTTGCCAGAAGGCTATGCCGATCGCACCGTCAACGTGCTGTTGGCCGGCGATGATGTTTCCCCCTCAATCAATATTTCCCGCGATGCGCTGCAGCCGGCGGAAAACCTCGAAGGCTACGTCACCCGCCAGCTCGATGCGCTGGCGCAGGGGCTGAAAGGCTGGGCGTTCAAAAGCCGCGAGCCGGCGACGCTGGGCGATGGATTAACCGCCGGTGAATGGGTGCGCGTCAGCTACCTGCGCGACGGCAAGCGCATCTGGCAAAACCAGGCGGTGTTCGCGCTGGCGGAGGGCCGGGTGCTGGTGTTCACCCTGGCGATGGCGCGTAAGCTGACGCCGCAAGATGACGCCCTGCTCCAGCAGGTGCTGAGCAGCTACCGGGCGGCATAA
- a CDS encoding alpha/beta fold hydrolase gives MLRFTRSALLCATLAAFPAAAETPKFGPELQGFHYPYPLQQFSFTSQGQPLKMGYMDVPPEGAANGRTALLLHGKNFCAATWQDTIKALSKAGYRVIAPDQIGFCSSTKPAHYQYSFQQLAQNTHGLLQNLKISRAIVIGHSTGGMLATRYSLMYPQAVEQLVMVNPIGLEDWKAKGVPWRSVDQWFERELNTTAEGIRNYEQRTYYGGNWKPEYDRWVDMLAGLNNGPGHRLVAWNSALIYDMIFTQPVYYEFKDLQTPTTLMIGTADTTAIGSDIAPPAVKARIGHYAELGKQAAKLIPHATLIEFAGLGHAPQMEEPERFHQALLKALQP, from the coding sequence ATGCTGAGATTCACCCGTAGCGCGCTGCTGTGCGCCACGCTGGCCGCGTTCCCCGCCGCCGCCGAAACGCCGAAGTTCGGCCCGGAGCTGCAGGGTTTTCACTACCCCTACCCGTTGCAGCAGTTCAGCTTCACCTCGCAGGGGCAGCCGTTAAAAATGGGCTATATGGACGTGCCGCCGGAAGGCGCCGCCAACGGCCGCACCGCGCTGTTGCTGCACGGTAAAAACTTCTGCGCCGCCACCTGGCAGGACACCATCAAGGCGCTGAGCAAGGCCGGCTACCGCGTGATCGCGCCGGATCAAATCGGCTTTTGCTCCTCCACAAAACCGGCGCATTACCAGTACAGCTTCCAACAGCTGGCGCAAAATACCCACGGCCTGCTGCAGAACCTGAAAATCAGCCGGGCCATCGTCATCGGCCACTCCACCGGCGGCATGCTGGCCACGCGCTACAGCCTGATGTATCCGCAGGCAGTCGAGCAATTGGTCATGGTCAACCCGATCGGCCTCGAGGACTGGAAGGCCAAAGGCGTGCCGTGGCGCAGCGTCGATCAATGGTTCGAGCGCGAGCTGAACACCACCGCCGAGGGCATCCGCAACTATGAGCAGCGCACCTACTACGGTGGCAACTGGAAGCCGGAGTACGATCGCTGGGTGGATATGCTGGCCGGGCTGAACAACGGGCCGGGCCATCGCCTGGTGGCGTGGAACTCGGCGCTGATCTACGACATGATCTTCACCCAGCCGGTGTATTACGAGTTCAAGGATCTGCAAACCCCCACTACGCTGATGATCGGCACCGCCGACACCACCGCCATCGGCAGCGATATCGCCCCGCCGGCGGTCAAGGCCAGGATCGGCCACTACGCGGAGCTGGGCAAACAGGCGGCGAAGCTGATCCCGCACGCCACGCTGATCGAGTTCGCCGGGCTGGGCCATGCGCCGCAAATGGAAGAACCGGAGCGTTTCCATCAGGCACTGCTCAAGGCGCTGCAGCCCTGA